In Stomatohabitans albus, one genomic interval encodes:
- a CDS encoding alpha-ketoacid dehydrogenase subunit beta yields the protein MPVTMTYAKALAAAIRVAMQEDPRVFMAGEDIGVYGGAFGMSDGLLAEFGPERIIDTPISEDLGVGLGVGAAIMGQRPVIEIQFSDFILNAMDPLINQAAKLHFMYGGNVTVPLIVRGPAGGGTGAAAQHSQSLEALVAHIPGLKVVMPATGQDVHDLFLTALADPDPVVFFEHKLLYKTEHQVQVRSAIGDSPAKLGEAAIRRDGTDVTVIAYSIMVPRALEAAERVAESGISVQVVDLRTLRPLDTQTIIESVSSTGRLVTVQEAPLPVSVGSEVAAVVASSRALDHLLAPIIRVGGRDNPMPYAKALEHATIPQVDDIVAGIRQALKD from the coding sequence ATGCCAGTTACGATGACATACGCCAAAGCCTTAGCCGCTGCTATCCGTGTGGCCATGCAAGAGGACCCACGGGTATTTATGGCAGGAGAAGATATCGGGGTCTATGGCGGGGCATTTGGCATGAGCGATGGTCTGCTCGCTGAGTTCGGTCCTGAACGCATCATCGACACACCGATCTCTGAAGATCTCGGCGTTGGGCTTGGGGTAGGAGCCGCGATCATGGGCCAGCGGCCAGTCATTGAAATTCAGTTCAGCGATTTCATCTTGAATGCGATGGACCCCCTCATCAACCAAGCCGCTAAATTGCACTTCATGTACGGGGGCAACGTGACCGTTCCACTCATTGTGCGCGGTCCGGCTGGGGGAGGCACCGGCGCAGCAGCCCAGCACAGCCAAAGCCTTGAGGCACTGGTTGCCCACATTCCTGGCCTTAAAGTCGTCATGCCAGCTACCGGCCAAGACGTGCATGACCTCTTTCTCACGGCTCTAGCTGACCCAGATCCGGTCGTGTTTTTTGAACACAAATTGTTATACAAAACCGAACATCAGGTTCAGGTGCGTTCTGCGATTGGCGATAGTCCGGCCAAACTCGGTGAGGCGGCTATTCGGCGTGACGGTACCGATGTCACCGTAATTGCCTATTCGATTATGGTGCCTCGTGCCCTTGAAGCGGCTGAACGGGTTGCCGAGTCGGGGATTAGCGTACAAGTTGTTGATCTGCGCACATTACGACCGTTGGATACCCAGACCATCATTGAGTCTGTGAGTAGTACCGGTCGCCTCGTGACAGTTCAAGAAGCCCCACTCCCGGTTAGCGTAGGTTCGGAGGTGGCGGCAGTTGTGGCATCCTCACGTGCCCTCGACCATCTCCTTGCTCCCATTATTCGTGTTGGTGGGCGCGACAATCCCATGCCCTACGCAAAAGCACTCGAACACGCAACCATCCCACAAGTCGATGACATTGTGGCTGGTATTCGCCAAGCGCTAAAGGACTAA
- a CDS encoding biotin/lipoyl-containing protein translates to MAALVIRLPAITTEMDTGRLLRWIVSVGDEVTEGDPICEFTTDKVDTELESPYTGTVMQLLIPEGGAAQVGDGIAIVEGNAPDLLGDLDPVPSTSTPLHSDEQPDEVSPAVSTSTSTEDQNPVAAPRAVRLEAERRGIDLATITPTGSRGQITMADLDAVADQPTDEATHHPTTLGAPDTQASQPPSAVTQRPSERRHPSGQRSGGRRRHRREQSEPSPITVPVQPPEPIVQSLPMPIPVEPPCTLFTHIDVTDVMDEDTDGLALLARVAWAYGQALWLQPDANAIWDSHSQLAERVDTVVIDVGMETAEATMETAPIAVPIDATRTDVMTAVTQGYDRIRAGNSPDGIAVQRSASLVDLGLWGIERFTPTLQPPQATALGMGAVQTVPSLVGRTVTIRQLLTLALTVDTRVLDPVQAATLLATIGEQIRGFDEA, encoded by the coding sequence ATGGCTGCTCTCGTTATTCGCCTTCCGGCCATTACAACTGAAATGGACACCGGCAGACTATTGCGGTGGATTGTCAGTGTGGGTGATGAGGTCACTGAAGGTGACCCCATTTGTGAGTTCACGACCGACAAAGTTGATACCGAGCTTGAAAGTCCCTACACGGGTACGGTCATGCAACTGCTCATTCCTGAAGGCGGTGCGGCCCAAGTCGGTGATGGGATTGCCATTGTTGAAGGGAATGCGCCTGATTTGCTTGGTGATCTTGACCCGGTGCCCAGTACGAGCACACCGCTTCATTCAGATGAACAGCCAGACGAGGTATCACCAGCCGTATCAACGTCCACCTCAACCGAGGATCAGAACCCAGTCGCCGCCCCACGGGCTGTTCGTCTTGAAGCTGAACGGCGTGGAATTGATTTGGCTACCATCACCCCAACGGGTAGCCGAGGTCAAATCACAATGGCCGATCTTGATGCGGTAGCAGACCAACCAACCGACGAAGCCACCCATCACCCGACCACATTGGGTGCCCCTGATACCCAAGCCTCCCAACCACCATCGGCCGTAACCCAGCGCCCAAGTGAGCGGCGACACCCATCTGGTCAGCGAAGTGGTGGGCGGCGGCGTCATCGTCGTGAACAGAGTGAACCATCACCGATTACGGTCCCCGTCCAACCGCCAGAGCCCATCGTTCAATCCCTACCGATGCCGATACCAGTTGAACCACCCTGCACCCTTTTTACCCACATTGATGTGACTGACGTGATGGATGAGGACACGGATGGACTTGCCCTCTTGGCGCGGGTGGCCTGGGCGTATGGGCAGGCGTTATGGTTGCAACCTGATGCCAACGCTATCTGGGATAGCCACTCCCAATTGGCTGAGCGGGTTGACACGGTGGTGATTGATGTTGGCATGGAAACGGCTGAGGCCACGATGGAGACAGCTCCAATCGCCGTTCCTATTGATGCCACCCGTACCGATGTGATGACTGCCGTAACCCAAGGGTACGACCGCATTCGTGCAGGGAACAGCCCTGATGGTATCGCCGTACAACGGTCAGCTTCGCTTGTTGATCTTGGGCTTTGGGGTATCGAACGCTTTACACCCACCCTTCAACCTCCACAGGCCACTGCCCTAGGGATGGGGGCTGTTCAAACGGTTCCGAGCTTGGTCGGTCGAACGGTCACCATTCGTCAACTACTGACCCTCGCCCTCACGGTTGACACACGGGTATTGGACCCCGTTCAAGCTGCAACGTTGTTAGCCACTATTGGTGAACAGATACGCGGATTTGACGAAGCCTAA
- a CDS encoding low temperature requirement protein A, protein MITTGLADTQDGHIRFDQLAKLIFVFIPMWWIWITHTLYSNRFDDDLSHHRVQTLGLMSAIVVLILFSSDVPYDGFSIFTSLYSAIRLFQSFMYIRVYVTHKDEIGFAKDVAIQIGVTALITLSSALFSGYVAMVVFYGGIILEMIWQYSIRGKLRSRPIDKSHMIERLGLLAIIILGESMISIVGGLTIEQFNPADILSAVSGFAIICLIWWVYFSYYDRFERSTRIFTGDILIFMHLFLCQGLLILAALIEHAILNDLDRSVFGTLAIIGLTLFYIGKQIPYMFAFPVLTFPIVVTTGACFVATFLATLLPSVEYQMLGLLGAVFLYILMTQWTLSYDISAYTDDGMQHDGNEYHTA, encoded by the coding sequence ATGATAACAACGGGGTTGGCAGACACTCAAGATGGGCATATCCGATTTGATCAACTTGCAAAGTTGATTTTTGTTTTTATTCCTATGTGGTGGATTTGGATAACCCACACATTATATTCCAATCGGTTCGATGACGACTTAAGCCATCATAGAGTTCAAACATTAGGATTAATGAGTGCAATTGTAGTACTTATTTTATTTTCTAGTGATGTGCCCTACGATGGTTTTAGCATCTTCACATCGCTCTATTCGGCGATTCGTTTATTTCAATCGTTCATGTACATTCGTGTCTATGTGACACACAAAGATGAGATTGGATTCGCCAAAGATGTTGCAATCCAAATCGGGGTAACAGCACTGATTACGCTCAGTTCAGCGTTGTTTAGCGGCTACGTCGCTATGGTCGTATTTTATGGCGGCATCATTCTCGAAATGATCTGGCAATACAGTATCCGAGGAAAACTACGGAGTCGCCCTATCGATAAATCCCATATGATTGAGCGCCTTGGACTTCTTGCCATCATTATTCTTGGTGAATCAATGATCAGTATTGTTGGTGGGTTGACCATTGAACAATTTAATCCGGCCGACATCCTGAGTGCGGTCTCTGGATTCGCTATTATCTGTTTAATTTGGTGGGTGTATTTTTCGTACTACGATCGGTTTGAGCGTTCGACCCGAATCTTTACAGGCGATATTTTAATCTTCATGCACTTGTTCTTATGTCAGGGGCTTTTAATTTTGGCAGCACTGATTGAACATGCCATCCTGAATGATCTTGACCGAAGTGTATTTGGAACACTTGCCATCATCGGATTAACACTTTTTTATATTGGTAAACAGATCCCCTATATGTTCGCGTTCCCTGTCCTAACGTTCCCAATCGTGGTGACTACTGGTGCGTGTTTCGTTGCAACCTTTCTCGCCACGCTGCTTCCTAGCGTTGAATACCAGATGCTTGGCCTTCTCGGTGCCGTCTTCCTTTATATCCTTATGACCCAGTGGACCCTCTCCTATGACATCAGTGCCTACACCGATGATGGTATGCAGCATGATGGAAATGAGTACCACACTGCCTAA